The following is a genomic window from Halichoerus grypus chromosome 13, mHalGry1.hap1.1, whole genome shotgun sequence.
ACCTTATgctaagaaatattttacataatctctttcatttaatcctcaacgGGACCTAGCTTCATTGGCCATTTGGCCCTGGATCGTCCAGCTAATACAGTTTAAGTCCTTATAGGAAACCCACAGCTCAGGttaaatttttaatcattctTGGGCTAGATAGCAGGAGTACACCTGCAGTGTCCCATTTGATCCGTTTTACCTAAAGACATGCCAAGTGTGAGGAACCATAGCTATCGGTGGTGACTTGTGTCTGAGGGCTTAGGCTAGGGGCAAAAGTCAGGTATTTGCATCATGGTCCATTGGTGTGAGCTGCTGTCATGGGGGCAATCAGGAGAGAACATGAATGGGCATCTTGGGAATGTGCTGTCCTGCTTGGGGGCTCTCCCTGTGGCCCTGAGTACAAACGGGTGAAAACACCCTGATCTCCAAGTATTGCTAATTCTTAGAAATTTTATTGttatggaagaaaggaaaggcaaCTTCATTTGCCCTCGTTGCTCCTAGAGCTATTCTTCCCTGGTTCAGCTTCTGGAGAGTCTAGTATGTGCCTCTGGGCAAGAAGTGAAGGGCCAGATTGAATTTCCTTCCCCTCTGGACACAGGTTTCAAAGATGAGTATGTCCATTCCAGTCCTCAAGGAATTCATTATcttggcagagagcctgacatgatTCTGTGGAAAAAATTTACTggtgggtgccaggcactggggataaaaTGGGAGCACTCAGAGCAGACAAGGCCTTACTCTCATGGAGCTGACCTACAGGGCCCTTGAGACCATAAGCAAGGAAACCTTGATaaggaatgggaagaaatgaaaacagtaatgaaATGGAGAGTGACTAAGGGACTACTTGGGGCTCATTGTCAAAAGAAGTTTCCTGAGTGGTACTATTTGGCCAGAAACCTGAATGAGAAATCATTTGTGGGAACATAGAGCAGAGTATTCTAGTCTGAGGGACTGGCAGGAGAAATAGCCTGAGGTAGCAATGAACTTGGCTCTTAAGGTGATGTTGGGGAAGATAATCAAGAGGATGTGACCACTGGTTGATCCCTGGCAATGGGAGGTTCttcacccctcccacccctcacagTGGGAGATGTTCCAAGGACACAGTCTGGAGAGAATAAGGTGTTGAGACCATTGgatgtgactgaacccagttaaggcctccaTATAAACTTAAAAGATTCTGGCCAGTTAGGTGGGTGGAGAGATCTACTCTTGCCTCGCCAGAGATAatgttaggagttagttggacagttaggtagtcagggccagggttcccaacaagaaaatatggagtcaggacagctaaaataaaacagcactgacATCCTGTTTGCAGCTTAGGACCGCActgacattctgctttgcagcctttgcagaaatgacttctgcaaaatgtcctaaaacaaaacaattaaccacaaaagcatttgtcaatatcacaGGCAAGGGGCAAGTAAGACATAAACCCCcagatgtcagaaaaaaaaaaagaaaagaccatcagcacgtggacattaacctaataggtatACAGacgcaaaagagctcataaaaacacctaaacttagaaactccgaGAGCAACCCacttctgtccccctccctctcagAGAGCTTTGTTctcttgctcaataaactttgctgcccaccactcttcgtctggtctacctcttcattcttcaaagtagCGTGACCAAGAACTGCAGGCACTAAAGGGACacaaaaccctttaaaaataagCCTCACAAGTAAGTTCCCTCGCTTATTAAAACCACTACCTGTACATCTGGATTCTTCAGTCTGTCCTTAGCCTCTGTGTAGGAGGGCCAGTTTGCGAACTAACACATGAAGTGCTTTCTAGTAATAGGTAAAAAACTCCTGAACTTTTAGGGTGTTCCAGGCATGTGagttttaagcattttacatgtagtTAATTTCATCCTCATGAAAcaatgaggtaagtactattctctccattttcaggaaacaggcacagagaggttaattaacttgcccagaATTACACTGCTAGTAAATattggagctgggattcaaacccagagtCCACTTTCTCAGTTTTTACACGCAAAAAAACTGAAGTACAGAGTAATACATAAATCCCTTCTCAGAGAGCTCCCCTTTACCCATTGTAAGATCCAGAACGAACCAGTTGGGTTCAttcactcatcaaatatttattgatgtttACTATGTATATCACCATTACAGGCGCAGGGGATGCAATGTTGTACCAAACGGACAAAATCCCAGCCTTCTTGACGTTCACATGGATGGGGAAACATACCAAAAGTAagctaaataataaaagaatcataactaaggaaaaaagagggaaataaggATGACGCAGGGGAGTGGAGTGGGACTGAATTTAAAATAGCGTGATCCAGAGAATGATTCACTGAAAAAATGAATTCTGAGGAAAAACCAAGGATTCTGTAACCCAAAAATCTAGCCCCATTTTCGCCCACACTTTACGCATGCGCAGCACTCAGCCCCTGCCTAGTGCTCGGGCGCCCTCTGGCGTCCCTTCGACTGTGCGCAGTCGCAGCTGCCTGCGGCGGGACAGCAGGACCGGAAGTGCCGCgtcctcccctcaccctccccttCCGCCTAACTTCCGCCTACCCCGCCCGGGCCCCCGGACCGGAAGCGCCGCGCTTGAACCCCAACCTCCTCGTCTATCTTGAAACACCAGCGCCGCCAAGATGCCGGTACTGGGGCCCAATTCGCGGTGTGGGGAGATGGCGAGAGCTGGGGGGGAGCAGCGAGAAATCGTGCGTGAGCTGAGAGAAGCGGGCggaggagggcagagaagaaGCGGGGCCTGAGAAGGGGAGAAGCGAGGAAAGGGGGCCGGTCGCTGTAGGATTGGGTCGGCCCGGGGGTGTCGGCCAGGGGGGACGGGGCCGCGGCAGAGTGGGCCGGAGACGCTGAGCGTGCAGAGGAGGCTGCCTCGTCCCCTCTCGCCCCCTTCGTTCCAGTGCTGACCCCTTCTCTCGCCCTTTCTGTACTCCCCTACTCCAGCAGGATCCCCGAAGATTCACTAGAGCTGAGAAGCCAAgggctgtgctttttatttttaatttctcaagtcTGGGGTCCGGCTTCTCCTTTTTGTCCCCGCCGCAGGCCCACTTCCTCCTCAACCCCAGGGGGCGGGTCCCTCCCGCTGCTTGTCACTGTCATACTCCACTTCCCGGACTCCTCTTCTGTCGCCCCGGCAGTGGTGGCCACCCTTAGCTGCTGGGTGTAGGGGCCGCCGGAGCAGACGCAGGGCCCGCTCCTGGTTTCCAAATGTTTCTGTTTTCGCGTGCATCAGAGTAGGAGTAAAATTGACTGTAGTCTGGTTGTGCTTCGTTTCTGACAGCCAGTCTGGTGGGGTGAATTTATCGCCATCATggtctccattttgcagatgaggaaaaggagCTTCAATAACGTGATTACTCGCACAAAAAATATTACTGAGCACCTGGTGCATGCCAAGGACTGTCACAGCAGTGAATAAGGCCAACAAATGCCCACGCTCAAGGAGTTTACCTTCTCATGGGGAGACAGACAAAcatgtaaatggaaataaagagaaaagatagttttaaagttttttttgtttgttttttgtttttgagagagagagagtgggagcacgctgggggcgggggagcagagggagagggacaagcagactccaccgcTGAGCGCAGTGTCCGGAGCCCCCAggggggctctatcccaccacctgagatcctgacctgagcctaaatcaagagtctgtggcttaaccgactgagccacccaggcacccctaagatagTTTTAGATAGTGACAAATGTGATGAAGGAAATAGATGGGTAACAAGACAGCTGGTGAAGGGGAGAGTGGAGGCTGCTTTAGATGAAGCATACCTGTGACAAAAAGGAGCAAGCCATAGTTAGAGATACTTACTTAATGAATCCCGTTGGTACCATTCGATGCCTGATACGTGCCAGACAGGCGCTGAGCTACACACTGCATGtaaattatcccatttaatcctcgCAGTGACCCTGTGAAGTAGATACTCGttgttcccattttgcagaggaggaaattgaggctcagagaagtatagtaacttacccaaggtttCCGTACTAGTGGTAAAGCCAGATTTTTAAGCTAGGACTTTATAAAGTCCTGTGCTCATTCCTGGACTTTGCTGTGATTTCTTATTTAATACCTGCCTCTTCCATTAGCTTGAAGGTTCTTCAAGGGCAGAGATCTTACTGGTCTTGCATACCATTTATCACCATGCCTTGCACATAGAAGGTGCTTGATAATCGTTTGGTGGatgaatgaatatgtgaatatatgaatgaagCACAGGTATGCTTCTTGTGTTACTAAAAGCCAGACATCTTGTAAAAAGCAGGACTAGGAATCAGCATACAAATTGCTCTCATAAATGTGATTTCCCCTGCTCCTTTAATTCACACCTACCCAATGAGGGCAGTAGATaactcttcattttataaatttggaaACAGGCTAAGAGAAGAAAAGTGATGTCTTGGTCAAACatagccaggaagtggcagaactaAAAAGCCAGTGCTTGAGTTCTGGTTTAACTATAGCtaggggggctgggtggggggcggtgTACGCCTGATTTATTATAGTGTCTGCCTATTTCTATAGTGTAAATACTCCCATCAGTTACCAATGTAATGTCACTGAACATGGAATTGGAAGATGCACAGTAGCACACCATTGCATAGTATTTCCgccacaaagatacaaaagttATAAATAACCTTAGGATCATAGacaatagtaaaataattttttaaaataggaagtaATGAATTTTGagtattacctttgtttttaatataattaattgcaaatttatataatttaatttttagtaacGGCTGTGTTTAACAACAGCTTGCCTCAAAATTTGTCAAAATTCCTCagaatttaggggcgcctggctggctcagtcttcatgtaactcttgatctcaggattgtgaattcgagccccatgtggggtgtagagattacttaaataaataaaaatattttaaaaattgctcaaggggcgcctgggtggctcagtcagttaggcgtctgccttcagctctggtcatgatctaggggtcctgggatcaagccccacattgggctctctacttggtgaggagcctgcttctccctctccctttgctgctcccctctcccccgcttgtgctctctcactctcgctctctctcaagtaaataaatctttaaaaaatataaaataaaataataaaataaataaaaatttaaaaattgctcaaAATTTAACATTCAGTTTTCATGAGCCAGTAAAAGCCAGCTCCAGCAAATCGCTGCTACCatccctttttcctcctctcctagTGAGTCTTGGGTgggttcctctttttttcctttgtacaaATGTTACTTGTCTGCCCCGCTGACGTTTGCTCTCTTTGTCTCCGTGTTCTTACCTGGCTTGACACTATAGGCTTACCACTCTTCTCTCATGGACCCTGACGCCAAACTCATTGGAAACATGGCGCTGTTGCCTATCAGAAGTCAGTTCAAAGGACCTGCCCCTAGAGAGAGTAAGTGGAAActtctttccattattttcagattttagtaGGAAACATCTAGCAACTCTCTGACATTATCAAATCCGGCAAATTCTTAGCTCAGTCCTCTATCTCACACTGCTCttgtattttctgtttgcttGATAGATATTGCCCCTCTAGACCTTTCGAGATCATGTATGTTGTATTGAGTAAGAAAGTGTATTATTGCTGCTGATTTCTCTTGGatatttttttgagagggaagaggaaatgTGCTTAATTCTCGACACTGTTCTGTCATCACTCTTGGTTCTTACAAAGTGATCTAATGCTGCTCCTTCTATAGAATACCATGTCCCCATCCTTTTTCTGTCATAAggctggagaaaaaaaacccaaaacattttaACCCCTTCCCCCATCTATATCTACTTCCCTTATTCATTCTTCAGGATCTTCATTTTCAGCAGTACCTCGATCTTAAATCTTAAGTGTCCTGTATAACATTACACATTCTTTCTCTTGCTTGTCTCAATTTTatatctttgctttcttttttggtactcactttctcttttttcgAACCATTTCTTACTGTTTAGAAAGCCCCATTCCTTTTAGACTCTTCTGACACATTCTGAGATGTTCTGCCAACAGtataatttgtattatattaGACATGATTTCCCTGCACCCAGAAAGCATCTGCACTGAGTTCCATTCAAGGTTTTTAAGACCGTGGTTTTCATTACCAATCTTGTACTGACCCCATCTTCATTCCTCTGCCAGACTATTTGACGTgacctctttttaattttgttttcaacatCAGTTGAAAGTTCAGTAAACTAAATAAATTTGGTGAATCACCACAGTTTTTACTTGATTCCAAgatgaaggaaaaggaacagatggaaaaaaaaaaaaaaagaccaaaaagaagaaaaataatctaaaagaaatacagtgcaaagaaagattaaaaaataatattgtccCAGATTCCTTAAGAACCCTTTCAGATCTTTACAGAATACCATGTAGCATATCAGAAGATGCAATTGACCAAGGATGGAGTTTATCTAATTACCACCTCTGCAACAATTCATGGGCCCTTGAGGGAGAACAGGACCCCAAGAAACCAGATCTTCATGGTTTCTGTAGACAGGGAATGACCTGTTTCTCTTCCCCAGGGGGCAGGATTAGAATGAACTGGAATCATGAAGGAGTACAAGCCTATGCTGGAGCTAAATAACTGTTAGCATTAATcaagttcatttatttacattcatCAGACACCTTTTTAACACCTTTGTGTGCCAAACACCCTTCTAGGTTCCAAATCTTGTagcccaccccctacccccacatTGTTAGGTTTAGAACTAACTGGTTTTGTAAACACTGAATCCTCTGAGGAAGTGTCCTTTCTGCAGATAAGAAAATTGCAAGAACAGGAGTCTAGAGTTAGAATTCTGTTGAAATTCTTTAGCAGGGGAACGAGCAGGGTTAAAGACGGCTAAATCAGAGTACTAAACCTCCAGGATTACTTTGCATTTCTGCGGCGTGAGAGGGATAGCGGTTATGGACTAGAAATATAAATAactctctgaaaaacaaaaacaaaactgtctcTGCATTGCTGCAGCCGCCTGCCGGATATCAAGACCCTGGGATTTTGAcctttttgaaataagaaaaggaaaacaaaaactgccCAAGAAATTGTATAATGAGATCTATCTTTGTCACAACAGTATTTCTGGCTTTTCTCAGTCTCCAGCCACCTAGAACAGCTTGTACAAGTATATTTTAAGTCACAgttttcataaaaagaaagacGTATGTGTGAACCCAGTGTGTTCCTAAATGacaattgagattttttttccccctgaaactgCAGTATgttaattcatataaaattacattgaacactttttatttttaaacaggatTTTATCAAAGTTAGTCTGTCTCAGTCTATTTTTATAAGTGCATTGAGAGATGTCTGGAATGATGTTCACCAAATGTTAATAGTAGTTATTTCTAGGTAGTGAGATTTAGGgtgacaataaaatatttttctgtactgATTAATTTGTTTCTAATGAGTagactttttataaaaacagtagAGCTATTAGAATAAACCATGtgcttatttttctagaaattgttTCTGAAGaccttatgtttcttttttttttttttttttttttttttaaagattttatttatttatttgagagagagagaatgagagagagagagcatgaggaggggagggtcagagggagaagcagactccccgccaagcagggagcccgatgtgggactcgatcccgggactccaggatcatgacctgagccgaaggcagccgcttaaccaactgagccacccaggcgcccaagaagaaGACCTTATGTTTCAATGGCCTCATTTTATTTCACTCAACTCCAAGACTTTTGACCATTgagctgttttttttctctatagctTTGTTAAgtgttatttttacatttagctaatgttctctgcctttctcctcttGTGTCCTGTTTAGCAAAAGATACAGATATTGTGGATGAAGCCATCTATTACTTTAAGGCCAATGTCTTCTTCAAAAACTATGAGATTAAGGTAAAGTACAGagcttttaatatttaatttagtatTCTGATGGGGATAATAATCTACCTGGCAGTCAGGGTTGTTCTGAGgagtaaataaaattgaatgagTTTGCATGACCTTAAAAACCCAGAATAGTACTTAGTATTAGACTCTGTATCAGTAttagtttctcatttttcctcCAAAGTCTATACCATGGCTCAGCAAACTATAGCCTgagggccaaatctggcccactgcctctttttctaaataaagttttattggaacacagccacattcattttgtaatatattgtctatggctgctttcatgccgCAGCAGCTGGGTTGAATAGTTGTGACAAAGACTGtttggcccacaaaacctaaaatatttaatatctggtCTTTTCTAGAGGAAGTTTGCCAACCCATGATCTAGAcgcttttattcattcaacattaataaagcacctactatgtgccagtccaaaacttaaaaaaattctacattgtagctatgttatttttatatatttttatgtcctGGACCTGAGATGGAGAAATAAAGTTCAGTGATCCCGACCCTTCCCTCAGctaccttttcttcctttctgctcttAGTTCTTGTGAGGAATGAGGTCAAAAGGAAGTTTAGGAGGGTggcagaaaaggagagggagaaataggaaaaaaaagaacttttctgAGTTCATCCTATGAGCAAGTTACAGGAATGTCAACAACTTTTCTTGATAATATTCTAGAATATGGAACTTCAGCCTCTCCTTGACAAACTTTGACCTTTTGGAATCAAAAGAGTGTGAAATCTTTTTTGCAGGCTCTTGGTTTACAAGTTGTAGTCTAAACATCCTATGACATTCATGGTGTTTTTTGTATTTAATGCTCGGTCTAAGTGTGATGTTTGTAGTaggtataaataaatgtaattctgCCACATTTCATTCTCTCCTGAATGTCCTATGCCCTTAAAAATAGGGGCAggtgtagtttgttttttttttaactgtaattcTGTGTAAAATCTGACCTGAAGTACATGCCACTTCTGCTCAACATCCAGtcttcacattttccttttggttAGATCAAGAGTTGGGCTCTTGGAGCTCTTCAGGAACAAGAAACACGTGAAATAGCTGTTTCCTCCTTTAGAGTCAGGAATGCTTTTGTTCTCGGCAGAGATCCTGAAGTGAGGAGGTTTTAAAAGTTAGCCGACCATATGGTACACCTCAGGCTTTCCAAGCAGCTCTGTTAAACTCTCCTTCCTGCACGGAGGGAGGGGCTGTTGGCACAGCATCCTGTGACCCAGAGGCAGGGCCGCCCCCCAGCTCTCGATGGCCACTCCCTCCCCCGGAGTGGACAGAAAGGTGGCTTGGGAAGACTGCATTTGGCGAATGGGAACTGTTGATGCTGTAGGAACTACACTTGCACAGTTTTCAGTTGATACTCAAAAGACAAAgcttgaattcatttattacacGTGATGGTTATGTTTTAATCAGGactgtttttaacttttgttcctccctcacccctcctccccccttcacCCCGGCCCCTGCAGAACGAAGCTGATAGAACCTTGATATATATAACTCTCTACATTTCTGAGTGTCTAAAGAAACTCCAGAAGGTAATTAAACTTGGATGATTGTCTATCAGAAAAACACAGTACTGACACATGTTCACCCTCCTAGCTATCGGATTCGTTGAGACTTTAAGGACAAGTAGATAATACTTCCTCCCACTTAGAGCATGTACCTAAGAGGAAAATGAATGTGGATTCTAAACAGTAGTTTAGTTGACTAATGAGAAGATAAGGGGCTGGTGTTTTAAGGCTTTGCATGTATTTTCCCAAGACAGAAATCTTCCTCAGCCCCAGGTTAAGAACCTCTGAGCCAAGGATATAATTCAACGGTTCATGAGCTTGAGTGGGAAAAAGATTACGTCTTTCTTTTCACTAACTTGTAACTGAGATTTAGCATTTACTTTAATTATTAATGTAGGCAACAATCCACAGTAGCATTAGCCATACCTGTAactttttcttcaggaaaaatcacagcattttcctttttttttttttaagattttatttatttatttgacagagagagcacaagcaggggaagtgggagagggagaagcaggctccccgccccgacagcattttcattttacatttagagttgaagttattttgaaattttattttcactcattACTACTTCAAATTTTAGTTATTAGGCCCATTGCGTTAATAAAGaagcacatgcatgtgtgtgtcatAAATTTGGCTTTTTAATACTGTAATTATTGTGTTTGACTATAattgatttcttttataattttgtgtattttatttaatccatttaaaacattattctggggACGCGtaggtggctccgtcagttaagcatctgcctttggctcaggtcatgatcccagggtcctgggatcgagtcccatatcgggctccttgctcggtggggagcctgcttctccctctgccgctccccctgttcatgtgcgctctctctctgacaaataaatgaataaaatcttttaaataagtaaaacaataaataaatgaataaaacattattctgaggaGTCCACAGACTTCCCTAGATTGCAGAGGGGCACCCAAATACATTAGTAATCCCAGGCATATCTACTTAGACTAAAACAATTACAAATTGGATGTTGTTATCCTTTTCTCTGtaaagtatgtatgtgtgtgtataatttttttttagtgcaaTTCCAAAAGCCAaggtgaaaaagaaatgtatacgCTGGGAATCACTAATTTTCCCATTCCTGGAGAGCCTGGTTTTCCACTTAATGCAATTTATGCCAAACCTGCAAACAAACAGGAAGATGGTAAGAACAgggtttcttccttcctctctatgGCACAAGATCTCCTCCATTTGACTTTTTACCCCCGTTCTTTCCTTGTCTTGATTGGTGTACACGTCGAGAGTGGAATCATAGCACGGATGATATCTTACCAGTCACTCTCTCAAAACATTCTtggcaggacacctgggtggctcagtaggttgagccttcagctcaggtcatgatcccagagtctggggatcgagtcccacatcaggctccctgctcagtggcgagtctgcttctccctctgcctgcctctccccttgcttgtgtgctctctctctctctctctaataaaatcttaaaaaaaaaagattcttggtAACAAGTATAACACATAGAGACTCTTTTGAACCAAAATAGTTATAAAACCATTGGGACTGTCATTTGTTTCTTAATCCTGTTTGAATGTGTAGAAGTGTATTGCCAACGTCATTGTGCAGACCAGCGACCAGCACATGAGGGATGCattctcaggattttttttattgttctgccTGTTCCTTATTTTAGAGGTGATGAGGGCCTACTTACAGCAGCTGAGACAAGAGACTGGACTGAGACTTTGTGAGAAAGTTTTTGACCCTCAGAATGATAAACCTAGCAAGGTAAGACCCTCTTCTTTACCTATTTAGTTGATAAATAACCTTTTATCATGTAGCTACTATTAAACAAACTACGGTTTTCTATGGTGAGAATACTTTGAGTTTCTGCATTGCAGTGTTGCTTAACTACACGGTAGGGATTCACTGAGTCACACTACATAATGAATtgcatataataaacatttttggttgtttgttcTTATGCTAGGGCATTGTAAACCCATAGGGCAGATTTTTTGTGTGAGATATCTTGaatgtattacattttttttgtcGTCATTATTTTGACTTGTGagtcaaaaaaacattttttaacgTGTTGTCAAGAAGTTTATAACATAAGGGATGACAGACCAAGATTAAATTTTGTTATTACATAAATTCCTATTCTGACCTTACCTTGAACTTGCATTGTGATTTGACCACCACTGTTCCTTCTGTTTTATCCCCTCTTGCTAGTGGTGGACTTGCTTTGTGAAGAGGCAGTTCATGAACAAGAGTCTTTCAGGACCTGGACAGTGAAAGGAGCCTGAGCAGACACTTTCCACAGCCGTGGGCAGCATTTTACAGCAAGATGTACACAGTTATTTGCCTTTATTTGATAAAGTTTtatacagaagagagaagagagcatgtcTTCACTTGAAGAGCTCTTTATCAAGAATTtgggtgagggagggaagaatgggtgATTTGAAATTTTCTGCAGTATTAAGCTGgtgcttaataaaaataagtaagaataaagaaatttctAACATTCCATGTCAAAAAACTTTATTGCTTATCTTTGacattcacttaaaatttttttgagataatattcacccttttaaagtatacaattcaggggtgcctgggtggctcagttggctaagcatctgactcttgatctcaattcgggtcttgatctcagggtc
Proteins encoded in this region:
- the ARPC3 gene encoding actin-related protein 2/3 complex subunit 3 is translated as MPAYHSSLMDPDAKLIGNMALLPIRSQFKGPAPRETKDTDIVDEAIYYFKANVFFKNYEIKNEADRTLIYITLYISECLKKLQKCNSKSQGEKEMYTLGITNFPIPGEPGFPLNAIYAKPANKQEDEVMRAYLQQLRQETGLRLCEKVFDPQNDKPSKWWTCFVKRQFMNKSLSGPGQ